The Fimbriimonas ginsengisoli Gsoil 348 genome window below encodes:
- a CDS encoding WD40/YVTN/BNR-like repeat-containing protein, with translation MQSRWILSLLSVTLVSLAASQTPKSVPYNWKNVQMVGAGFVDGIVFHPTAKDVRYARTDMGGAYRWDAGRRRWAPILDWVPFNDLNFMGVESIAVDPANPRNVYLACGTYTNSGTPNGAILRSRDGGRTFSTTRVPFKFGGNENGRGNGERMTVDPNDPRRLLLGTRHDGLWRSDDGAVTWHRLESFTPLGGPRGAGVVVTLFDPNSGSRGKGSRTAYVAVSNATGPNLFVTTDDGATWAPVPNAPTGLYPTHMVRGGDGALWLTYGSNPGPQGMTDGAVWKYKGGAWSDVTPEKGRFGYGAVSVQMGRPDTVIVSTFFHPPHEQIFRTTDGGKSWRPTIGGKETFDYSKAPYISRTGIHWLFDIEINPRNPDHAIFTTGYGGHETFNLTDADRGKPVIWHAMATGIEESVGLELLSPTQGVPLVTAIGDYGGFVHRDLDKPAPEGNFTNPHFGNTTGVAAGDLAPLTIVRVGSASGGNRGNIGYSIDGGKSWNPTKSAPTGAREGHIAVSADGKTWVWSLRNGAFRTSDRGDTWAPVALPAGLRVIADHVDSSRFYALDLFGGKLFTSSDGGATFVEKSFTLAGGLPRRGGDRMDARAGQDQLYATPGRTGDLWIAAFDGLHHSVDGGTTFMRMGHIRELHAFGFGKAAPHSKLPAMYVVGSVDGRRGIFRSDDGAASWARINDDDHQWGLVLQIAGDPKRYGRVYVGTHGRGVFYGDPR, from the coding sequence ATGCAAAGCCGCTGGATCCTATCTCTACTATCCGTGACCCTGGTGTCGCTCGCCGCATCTCAAACGCCGAAGAGCGTGCCGTACAACTGGAAGAACGTTCAGATGGTCGGGGCCGGATTTGTCGACGGCATCGTCTTCCACCCGACGGCGAAGGATGTCCGGTACGCCCGCACGGACATGGGCGGGGCTTACCGCTGGGACGCTGGACGTCGCCGATGGGCGCCGATACTGGACTGGGTACCGTTCAACGATCTCAACTTCATGGGGGTCGAGAGCATCGCCGTCGATCCGGCCAACCCTCGAAACGTTTATCTGGCGTGTGGGACCTACACCAATTCGGGAACCCCGAATGGAGCGATCCTCCGCTCTCGAGACGGCGGCCGCACGTTCTCTACGACCCGAGTGCCGTTTAAGTTCGGCGGCAACGAGAACGGACGCGGCAACGGCGAGCGTATGACCGTCGATCCGAACGATCCTCGGCGGCTGCTCTTGGGTACCCGGCACGATGGCCTTTGGCGTAGTGACGACGGCGCGGTCACCTGGCATCGCCTGGAGAGCTTCACGCCCCTCGGCGGGCCCCGCGGCGCCGGGGTTGTGGTAACGCTATTCGATCCGAACTCGGGTAGCCGGGGGAAGGGGAGTCGAACCGCTTATGTCGCCGTCTCGAACGCGACCGGCCCTAACCTTTTTGTCACAACGGATGACGGCGCGACCTGGGCGCCCGTACCCAATGCGCCTACCGGCCTTTATCCCACCCACATGGTCCGGGGCGGCGATGGCGCGCTTTGGCTTACGTACGGTTCCAACCCCGGTCCGCAAGGGATGACGGACGGGGCGGTTTGGAAGTACAAGGGTGGGGCTTGGTCCGACGTCACGCCCGAGAAAGGTCGTTTCGGTTACGGCGCCGTCAGCGTTCAAATGGGCCGCCCCGACACGGTCATTGTTTCGACCTTCTTCCATCCCCCGCATGAGCAGATCTTCCGTACCACTGACGGGGGAAAGAGCTGGCGGCCCACGATTGGAGGCAAAGAGACTTTCGACTACTCGAAAGCTCCTTACATCTCACGCACCGGAATCCACTGGCTGTTCGATATCGAGATCAACCCCCGCAATCCCGACCACGCCATCTTTACCACCGGCTACGGTGGGCACGAGACTTTCAACCTGACCGATGCCGATCGCGGCAAGCCCGTGATCTGGCATGCGATGGCGACCGGAATCGAGGAGTCGGTCGGTTTGGAGCTCCTCAGTCCCACCCAAGGGGTTCCACTCGTGACGGCGATCGGTGACTACGGCGGCTTCGTTCACCGGGACCTCGATAAACCGGCTCCGGAGGGTAATTTCACGAACCCGCATTTTGGGAACACGACGGGAGTCGCCGCTGGGGATCTCGCCCCGCTAACGATCGTAAGAGTGGGCAGCGCCTCTGGCGGCAATCGCGGCAACATCGGCTACTCGATCGATGGCGGCAAGTCTTGGAATCCGACCAAGAGTGCTCCGACCGGCGCCCGCGAGGGTCATATCGCCGTCTCCGCGGATGGTAAGACCTGGGTCTGGAGTCTGCGTAACGGTGCTTTCCGAACCTCCGACCGTGGTGACACGTGGGCTCCCGTTGCCCTTCCCGCGGGTCTGCGAGTGATTGCCGACCATGTGGATTCCAGCCGCTTCTATGCCCTCGACCTGTTTGGCGGCAAGCTGTTTACGAGCAGCGACGGTGGCGCGACCTTCGTGGAAAAGAGCTTCACCCTTGCCGGCGGACTTCCCCGACGCGGAGGCGACCGGATGGACGCCCGCGCCGGTCAAGACCAGCTCTACGCGACGCCGGGCCGAACGGGAGATCTTTGGATCGCCGCCTTCGACGGCCTCCACCACTCGGTCGACGGAGGGACGACCTTTATGAGAATGGGCCACATTCGTGAGCTGCACGCCTTCGGCTTCGGTAAGGCCGCCCCCCATTCCAAGCTACCGGCCATGTATGTCGTTGGGTCGGTGGACGGGCGGCGAGGCATCTTCCGTTCCGACGACGGCGCAGCCTCCTGGGCAAGGATTAACGACGACGATCACCAATGGGGCCTGGTCCTCCAAATCGCCGGCGACCCGAAGCGCTACGGACGCGTCTACGTTGGCACCCATGGCCGCGGCGTCTTCTACGGCGACCCACGATAG